In Pedobacter sp. WC2423, the following are encoded in one genomic region:
- a CDS encoding peptidase domain-containing ABC transporter, with product MKIIYQHDLMDCGPACLAMICSEYGKNYSLQYLRDHSFLSKDGVNFSGINQAAENLGFETFGAQLTLDSLIKERENLPAIIHWDKDHFVVLSSIKKNIFSKGYCFQIADPSYGAITLNEDSFKESWLSDEETGLSLFLAPTAHFYEKEGITADGVSLTYILKYLLPYKKELFQLFLGLFLSTLITLIFPFLTQALIDKGVMAKNLNIITIILLAQISIFLGSIVIEVVRNWIVLYIGTRINISIISAFFKKMLSLPIRFFDTKMVGDINQRIQDHDRIERFLTSQSFITFFSIINICVFLIILLNYNYKILLVYASITTISIFWSLYFLKNRKFLDYFRFRVKTESQDSIYELISGIQDLKLNNFEDYKRKEWEKTQVKLFGINLKVLKLDQLQLIGFDFLNQFKNIFVTFVAAREVILGNITLGTMLSITYIIGQMNSPINQLTTFFRSLQDARLSLERLNEIQNQEEEETSGLKKYNENRPLALLDQHKELGFRISDVSFQYEGPKSKFVLKDINLVIPYGKTTAIVGESGSGKTTLMKILLKFYEPVSGSIYIGEQNLNEISPGDWRSKCGVVMQDGYIFGDTIKRNIATGDVIINEEKYTSAIHTANIQDFIQELPSKGNTKIGAAGNGISGGQKQRMLIARAVYKDPPFIFFDEATSALDSHNEKIIHDNLYKFFKKKTVVIIAHRLSTVKNADQIIVLKDGNIIETGSHTELVNNRSTYFNLVKNQLELSV from the coding sequence ATGAAGATAATCTATCAGCATGATCTAATGGATTGCGGCCCAGCTTGTCTGGCAATGATTTGTTCAGAATACGGCAAAAACTATTCATTACAATACTTACGGGATCATTCTTTTCTCTCCAAAGACGGAGTTAATTTTTCAGGAATCAATCAGGCTGCTGAAAATCTTGGTTTTGAAACTTTTGGAGCTCAGCTTACTCTTGATTCATTAATTAAAGAAAGAGAAAACCTCCCGGCTATTATACATTGGGACAAAGATCACTTTGTAGTACTATCCAGTATAAAAAAGAATATTTTCAGTAAAGGTTATTGTTTCCAGATTGCCGATCCATCTTACGGAGCTATTACACTCAATGAGGATTCTTTTAAAGAATCATGGTTAAGCGATGAAGAAACTGGTTTATCTTTATTTTTGGCTCCAACAGCACATTTCTATGAAAAAGAGGGCATTACTGCAGATGGGGTAAGCCTGACTTACATTCTGAAATATCTGCTTCCCTATAAAAAAGAATTATTTCAGCTTTTTTTAGGATTGTTTCTGAGTACTTTAATCACACTCATTTTTCCTTTCCTGACTCAGGCACTAATTGATAAAGGAGTAATGGCAAAAAATCTGAATATAATTACCATTATCCTGTTAGCACAGATTTCAATTTTTTTAGGCTCTATTGTAATTGAAGTTGTCCGCAACTGGATCGTATTATATATAGGAACAAGAATCAATATATCTATCATATCTGCATTTTTCAAAAAGATGCTTAGTTTACCAATACGGTTCTTTGACACGAAAATGGTGGGAGATATAAATCAGAGAATTCAGGACCATGACAGAATTGAACGTTTTTTAACTTCTCAAAGTTTTATTACATTTTTTTCAATAATCAATATATGCGTTTTCCTGATCATTCTTTTAAATTATAATTATAAGATTTTATTAGTTTATGCATCCATTACTACAATTTCCATCTTCTGGTCATTATATTTCTTAAAAAACAGAAAGTTTCTGGATTATTTCAGGTTCCGCGTTAAAACTGAAAGCCAGGATTCCATTTATGAATTAATTAGTGGAATTCAGGACCTTAAGCTTAATAATTTTGAGGACTACAAAAGGAAAGAATGGGAAAAAACCCAGGTAAAATTATTTGGGATAAATTTAAAGGTATTAAAGCTTGATCAGCTTCAACTGATCGGATTCGATTTTCTGAATCAATTTAAAAACATCTTTGTAACCTTTGTCGCTGCAAGAGAAGTTATCCTGGGAAACATCACTTTAGGCACGATGCTAAGTATAACTTACATTATCGGACAAATGAACTCCCCTATCAATCAGCTTACTACATTTTTTCGTTCTTTACAGGATGCCCGATTGAGCCTGGAGCGTCTCAATGAAATACAAAATCAGGAGGAGGAAGAAACCAGCGGACTAAAAAAATATAACGAAAACAGGCCATTAGCTCTTTTAGATCAGCATAAAGAACTTGGATTCAGAATATCGGATGTTAGTTTTCAATACGAAGGACCAAAATCAAAGTTTGTATTAAAAGATATCAATCTGGTTATACCTTATGGCAAAACAACAGCAATCGTAGGTGAAAGTGGTAGTGGAAAAACTACATTGATGAAAATTCTACTCAAATTCTATGAACCAGTAAGTGGCAGTATATATATAGGAGAACAGAATTTAAATGAAATCTCTCCCGGAGACTGGAGATCGAAATGCGGTGTGGTTATGCAAGATGGCTATATTTTCGGAGATACAATTAAAAGAAATATTGCAACGGGTGATGTAATTATTAATGAGGAAAAATACACCAGTGCTATACATACTGCTAATATTCAAGATTTCATTCAGGAGTTACCTTCCAAAGGAAATACTAAAATTGGTGCTGCCGGAAATGGTATATCAGGTGGTCAGAAACAAAGAATGTTAATAGCAAGAGCCGTTTATAAGGATCCTCCATTTATATTTTTTGATGAAGCTACATCTGCACTTGATTCCCATAATGAAAAAATTATACATGATAATTTATATAAATTCTTTAAGAAAAAGACTGTAGTTATTATTGCACATCGTTTAAGTACTGTTAAAAATGCGGATCAGATTATAGTATTAAAGGATGGAAACATAATAGAAACCGGTTCTCACACGGAATTGGTAAATAATAGAAGTACCTATTTCAATTTAGTGAAGAATCAATTAGAACTAAGCGTATAA
- a CDS encoding lantibiotic dehydratase has translation MKYAKGVSSFKTLILRSPVSSLNAIPKIPESEKEIDDFVRTLFDDIFFRESIFIASPELFREWRDLYKNAQTVQKKNKLNKSIIKYYIRSVSKCVPFGLFSFYSINNSLANPGATGENDFVKYLTVDSKFIVNVLKELCEFELVKKVLIYFPNNTIYTIGDTLRYIEAKPDQNSRNHGLTSIEYDEVINLILEASIKGLHKKELVDLLLDNIEAITVTEAEEFIADLIDSQLLSSSLNIQLNGKPLFFQLLNFFAENAILFDSDPILKNWGEAFNSISDKIKQIENNFTTDNIPVYEQIFEILKKNEIPFESKHLLGVNLKKKQVRTDQKIVTEDEKILFQAINLLSLFGTKIPDKKLSSERNIAEFKKAFLNRYDQKEIPLMRALDNELGIGYIRSQIDSAQFSNLIDEFNFPGTSSDYEKIFIEPGFDKFWVNHIVKAIKNGDHSIDLKKTILPEYTFNEQKLKGTFYVIYNKIGDKINITSSGGTSATNLISRFSSQDKEMQDFMDEILQAEEQIFQDKIVCEITHLPNNRAGNVLSRAVNRKYELPILSHESEHAITIPLNDLMLAVRNNKLVIRSIKHNKEVVPFLSSAQNFHSDSLPVYHFLCDLQNQYRPNILSLDFNSIINSYFNFIPRITFDDTLILSAALWQFRMPEIAHLLDNKQCFTFEKFKLLISEYKIPKYISLIEDGEESLILDTENEYMLIFLNQVLKKEKRIKFRECLYDIEKNQHSNEYLMSFKSENSKASDFSLPDRQMSDIAHKFTPGNEWLYFRLYTGLSTADKILVDVIKPLTQELLNNGIIDQWFFIRYADPDFHLRVRFHFNDPEKKAAILNLFNTHIDNYLKNDYVWKVEIATYEREIERYGAGSIDQCEKLFFHDSEMILGLLDQLKKQKEEQLIWLFSFKSIDDLLNAFGLSTTEKHLLVDKAYNYFAKEFEIDSTFKKQLAVKFRNTEAQIEQVINDKNSTCALLIEKRNETLIALADDFSGFNKNRLFDLLSSFMHMNINRAIKSSARMHEVVIYSLLEKYYKSVIGKHKHYSPVQESSI, from the coding sequence ATGAAATACGCTAAAGGAGTATCATCTTTTAAAACTCTTATTTTACGTTCTCCTGTGAGTTCATTAAATGCTATTCCCAAAATCCCTGAATCAGAAAAAGAAATAGATGATTTTGTAAGAACACTTTTCGACGATATATTTTTCAGGGAGTCTATATTTATCGCTTCCCCGGAGCTTTTTCGTGAATGGAGAGATTTATACAAAAATGCACAAACAGTTCAAAAAAAAAATAAGCTTAACAAAAGTATTATTAAATATTATATAAGATCAGTTTCCAAATGTGTTCCGTTCGGGCTCTTTTCTTTCTATTCCATTAACAATTCTTTGGCTAATCCGGGAGCTACCGGCGAGAATGACTTTGTCAAATATCTGACAGTCGATTCAAAATTTATTGTGAATGTCCTAAAAGAGCTTTGCGAATTTGAACTCGTAAAAAAAGTATTGATTTACTTTCCGAATAACACCATTTATACTATTGGTGACACACTCAGATATATAGAAGCAAAACCTGATCAAAATAGCCGAAACCATGGATTAACCTCAATAGAATATGATGAAGTAATTAATCTGATCCTGGAAGCCTCCATAAAAGGCCTTCATAAAAAAGAGCTTGTCGATTTATTATTAGACAATATTGAGGCTATAACAGTAACTGAAGCAGAAGAGTTCATAGCTGACCTTATTGATTCTCAATTACTATCTAGTTCATTAAATATACAATTAAATGGAAAGCCTCTATTCTTTCAGCTATTAAATTTCTTTGCAGAAAACGCAATTCTTTTTGATTCGGACCCGATACTTAAAAACTGGGGAGAAGCGTTCAATTCCATTTCAGATAAGATCAAACAAATTGAGAATAATTTCACTACTGATAACATTCCTGTTTATGAGCAGATTTTTGAGATCTTAAAGAAGAACGAAATTCCTTTTGAAAGTAAACACCTGCTTGGTGTTAATCTAAAAAAGAAACAGGTCAGAACTGATCAGAAAATTGTTACTGAAGATGAAAAAATCTTATTTCAGGCTATAAACTTACTTTCATTATTTGGCACTAAAATTCCTGATAAAAAGCTTTCATCAGAGCGAAATATAGCTGAGTTTAAAAAAGCATTTTTAAATCGGTACGATCAAAAAGAAATCCCATTGATGAGAGCACTTGACAATGAACTCGGAATTGGATATATCAGAAGTCAGATAGATTCCGCTCAATTTTCCAACCTCATAGATGAATTTAATTTTCCTGGTACCTCTTCAGATTATGAGAAAATTTTTATTGAGCCCGGATTTGACAAATTCTGGGTAAATCATATAGTTAAAGCAATAAAAAACGGAGATCATTCAATTGACCTTAAAAAGACAATATTGCCGGAATACACTTTTAATGAACAAAAATTAAAAGGTACATTCTATGTTATCTACAATAAAATCGGAGATAAAATTAATATCACCAGTTCTGGCGGAACAAGTGCGACGAATTTAATTTCAAGATTTAGCAGTCAGGATAAAGAAATGCAAGATTTTATGGATGAAATATTACAAGCTGAAGAGCAAATATTCCAGGATAAGATTGTTTGCGAAATTACACATTTACCTAATAACAGAGCTGGGAATGTCTTGTCACGTGCAGTAAATAGAAAATATGAATTGCCCATTCTATCCCATGAATCTGAACATGCTATTACTATCCCCTTAAATGATCTTATGCTGGCCGTAAGGAATAACAAATTGGTGATCAGGAGTATAAAACATAATAAAGAAGTTGTCCCGTTTCTTTCTTCAGCCCAGAATTTTCATTCTGATTCCCTGCCAGTTTATCATTTTCTTTGTGACCTCCAGAACCAGTACAGGCCAAATATATTATCATTGGATTTTAATTCAATAATTAACAGCTATTTCAACTTTATTCCAAGAATAACATTTGACGATACGCTCATTCTCTCGGCGGCATTATGGCAATTCAGGATGCCAGAAATAGCACATCTCCTGGACAATAAGCAATGTTTTACTTTCGAGAAGTTTAAATTATTAATTAGTGAATATAAAATCCCCAAATACATCTCACTCATTGAAGACGGAGAAGAATCACTCATTTTAGATACAGAAAATGAATATATGCTGATCTTCCTTAACCAGGTATTAAAGAAAGAAAAAAGAATAAAATTCAGAGAATGTTTGTATGATATAGAGAAGAATCAACATTCAAACGAATATTTAATGTCATTTAAATCAGAAAATAGTAAAGCTTCTGATTTCTCTCTCCCTGACCGCCAGATGTCAGATATCGCGCATAAATTTACGCCTGGCAATGAATGGTTGTATTTCAGATTATATACAGGTTTAAGTACGGCTGATAAAATATTAGTAGACGTAATTAAGCCACTGACACAGGAACTTCTAAATAACGGTATTATTGATCAGTGGTTTTTTATTCGATATGCTGATCCTGATTTTCACCTTAGAGTAAGATTTCATTTTAATGATCCGGAAAAAAAAGCAGCAATCCTGAATTTATTCAATACACACATTGACAATTATCTTAAAAATGATTACGTCTGGAAAGTAGAGATTGCTACTTATGAAAGAGAAATAGAAAGATATGGAGCTGGTTCCATTGATCAATGTGAGAAATTATTTTTTCATGATAGTGAAATGATCCTTGGTCTTCTGGATCAGTTAAAAAAACAGAAGGAGGAACAACTGATCTGGTTATTCTCTTTCAAGTCTATTGATGATCTTTTGAATGCTTTTGGCCTGAGTACAACTGAAAAACATCTGCTCGTTGATAAGGCTTATAATTATTTCGCTAAGGAATTTGAAATTGACAGTACTTTCAAGAAACAACTTGCTGTTAAATTCAGAAATACTGAGGCACAAATTGAGCAGGTAATAAATGATAAAAATTCAACATGTGCACTGCTCATTGAAAAAAGAAATGAAACACTTATAGCATTAGCAGATGATTTTTCCGGGTTTAATAAGAACAGACTTTTTGATCTGCTGTCCAGTTTTATGCACATGAATATAAACAGGGCTATCAAAAGTAGTGCGAGAATGCATGAAGTTGTGATTTATAGTCTGCTTGAGAAATATTATAAGTCTGTTATAGGAAAGCATAAGCATTATTCACCCGTTCAAGAATCTAGTATATGA
- the sucC gene encoding ADP-forming succinate--CoA ligase subunit beta, with protein MNIHEYQGKEILKSFGVAVQEGIVAETVEQAVEAAKKMKADYNSDWVVIKAQVHAGGRGKGGGVKLAKNLDEVKQRATDILGMQLITPQTSAEGKKVHKILVAQDVYYPGASETKEFYVSVLLNRASGRNIIMYSTEGGMDIEEVAEHTPHLIFKEEIDPKVGLQGFQARKIAFNLGLSGAAFKEMVKFVTALYKAYDNTDSSMFEINPVLKTSDDKIIAVDAKVDLDENALFRHADYAAMRDKLEEDPTDVEASESNLNYVKLDGNVGCMVNGAGLAMATMDIIKIAGGEPANFLDVGGTANAQTVKAGFNIILKDPNVKAILINIFGGIVRCDRVAQGVIDAYKEIGDIPVPIICRLQGTNAVEAKKLIDESGLKVFSAIALKDAAALVTQVLA; from the coding sequence ATGAATATACACGAATATCAAGGTAAAGAAATACTTAAAAGTTTTGGTGTTGCCGTACAAGAAGGCATAGTTGCCGAAACTGTTGAGCAGGCTGTAGAAGCTGCTAAAAAAATGAAAGCAGACTACAACTCTGACTGGGTAGTAATTAAAGCACAAGTACATGCTGGTGGAAGAGGAAAAGGTGGTGGTGTTAAGTTAGCTAAAAACCTTGACGAGGTTAAACAAAGAGCTACCGATATTTTAGGTATGCAATTGATCACACCTCAAACTAGTGCAGAAGGTAAAAAAGTACATAAAATTCTTGTTGCTCAGGATGTTTACTATCCAGGAGCTTCTGAAACAAAAGAATTCTACGTAAGTGTTTTATTAAACCGTGCCAGTGGAAGAAACATCATCATGTATTCTACCGAAGGCGGTATGGATATTGAAGAAGTTGCAGAACACACTCCTCACTTAATTTTCAAAGAAGAGATCGATCCTAAAGTTGGTCTTCAGGGATTCCAGGCACGTAAAATTGCTTTCAACCTTGGATTAAGCGGTGCTGCTTTTAAAGAAATGGTGAAATTTGTTACTGCGCTTTACAAAGCTTATGACAACACTGATTCTTCAATGTTTGAAATCAACCCGGTTTTAAAAACATCAGACGATAAAATTATTGCTGTTGATGCGAAAGTAGATTTAGACGAGAATGCTTTATTCCGTCATGCTGATTATGCAGCAATGCGTGATAAACTGGAAGAAGATCCAACTGACGTTGAAGCAAGCGAATCAAACTTAAACTATGTAAAATTAGACGGAAACGTTGGTTGCATGGTTAATGGTGCTGGTTTAGCTATGGCAACTATGGATATTATCAAAATTGCAGGTGGTGAGCCGGCTAACTTCCTTGATGTAGGTGGAACAGCTAACGCACAAACTGTAAAAGCAGGTTTTAACATTATCTTAAAAGATCCTAATGTTAAGGCTATTTTAATCAACATCTTTGGTGGTATCGTTCGTTGCGACCGTGTTGCTCAGGGTGTAATTGACGCTTATAAAGAAATCGGAGATATTCCTGTTCCAATTATATGCCGTTTACAAGGTACAAATGCTGTAGAAGCGAAAAAACTAATTGATGAGTCTGGTTTGAAAGTTTTCTCTGCAATTGCATTGAAAGATGCTGCTGCCCTGGTTACTCAGGTTTTAGCTTAG
- a CDS encoding lanthionine synthetase LanC family protein produces MINDTLIKTRIEKIFDFVNQKVAEANVEELVTDDLIKGKLGLLMYCLNSYHLNQEDIYLEKIQEILEDIFNKISLNESIMASHMTLADGLPALGIVLHELLKQDIIDSIFKDQIDVITDAVFDKCIEMINNNNFDYFYGATGLLFYLYEVEAFNNCSVLVDKLHEYALNHDYMFYNATGDVYTQGINFGFAHGTSAILAVLLKIYDQGINQQKTKELLLNITTKIISFKKENIDRSKVSYQLEGFDFPTWFPYNIITERVDKIVKPELYSTNVYHFTDRLGWCNSDLGYVMLFYKLGITLDQQEYLKISDEIGDEIVTRLSFEKTAINSANMCHGSAGVSALYKSIYNLTSRGIYKQAHEHWLNATVKYLELKMKKDFSFSDLEILTGWLGPVLFLQDVNFKKVSNWDSFFLI; encoded by the coding sequence ATGATTAACGATACTCTTATTAAAACCAGAATTGAGAAAATCTTTGATTTTGTTAATCAAAAAGTAGCAGAGGCGAATGTAGAAGAATTGGTGACCGATGATCTTATCAAAGGCAAATTAGGTCTTTTAATGTACTGTTTAAATTCCTACCATTTAAATCAGGAAGATATATACCTGGAGAAAATTCAGGAAATACTGGAAGATATTTTCAACAAAATATCCCTGAATGAGAGTATAATGGCCTCACACATGACACTTGCTGACGGTTTGCCTGCTTTAGGAATTGTACTTCATGAACTCCTTAAACAAGATATTATAGATTCAATTTTTAAGGATCAGATTGATGTGATCACAGATGCTGTGTTTGATAAATGCATAGAGATGATCAATAATAATAACTTCGATTATTTTTATGGGGCAACAGGGTTATTATTTTACCTGTATGAGGTTGAAGCCTTCAATAATTGCAGCGTTTTAGTAGATAAACTTCATGAATATGCGCTTAACCACGATTACATGTTTTACAACGCTACCGGAGATGTTTATACGCAAGGGATAAATTTTGGTTTTGCTCACGGTACTTCAGCTATCCTGGCTGTTTTACTTAAAATTTACGATCAGGGAATTAATCAGCAAAAAACCAAAGAGCTTTTACTCAACATTACAACAAAAATTATTTCTTTTAAAAAGGAAAATATAGATAGATCAAAAGTATCCTATCAGCTGGAAGGCTTTGATTTCCCGACCTGGTTTCCTTACAACATCATCACCGAAAGAGTGGATAAAATAGTAAAGCCAGAATTGTACAGTACAAATGTTTATCATTTTACAGATAGACTTGGCTGGTGCAACAGTGATCTGGGATATGTCATGTTGTTTTATAAATTAGGCATAACACTTGATCAGCAGGAGTATTTAAAAATTTCTGATGAAATTGGTGACGAAATTGTAACTCGTTTAAGCTTTGAAAAGACAGCTATTAATTCTGCTAACATGTGTCATGGAAGTGCTGGTGTATCAGCACTATACAAGTCTATTTATAACCTGACCAGCAGAGGAATTTACAAGCAAGCTCACGAACACTGGTTAAATGCTACAGTTAAATACCTGGAATTAAAAATGAAAAAAGACTTTTCATTTTCAGACCTGGAGATTTTAACGGGATGGCTGGGTCCTGTCCTGTTTCTTCAGGATGTTAATTTTAAAAAAGTCTCCAATTGGGATAGCTTCTTTCTAATATAA
- a CDS encoding TonB-dependent receptor — MPLDLASVNLLVNDSIKEEAFTNQKGEFSFIVKAQAYDLKVMYLGELIYNDHLEITKDINLGTIKVQKTIKLQEVNITGRKKIIERKIDRLVFNLEKSISSAGGDAIDALKITPGVRVRGDKISLVGKDRLQVMIDDKIVKLSGENLNNFLRSISSDNISNIEVITTPPAKYEAEGNSGIINIRLKKNNIDSWNAAIGSSYTQRTYGTISGIGSLNYKTKKLTLYTNLNALDGSKSLLDYNEIYYPDQQWTQNNPRKVGTKSTAGRIGLDYDLTKNWTIGLQYLGNKSNLNIDESPVTVISNYTNQNADGFISSISNTRTHDRLNSFNLSNIIKLDSTGNKILINADYFKYTNSNSRNFSGNQLDENSDIIPDSYFASINNNDQKITNFAFKADMEQKLKWINLEFGYKYSKSRTDNAIVFFDNKTGIPELDPKQSNQFKYSENINSAYVSGGRELGKKWETKFGLRMENTESNGFSFNNNQENKNNYIKLFPSAYLSYKPTENQSFFFTYSRRIDRPKYEQVNPFRMYDSPYMYTEGNPFLQPSFTNNLELVYTYKQLESKLYYSRLTNGFEQIGIVDPATKITRFFVDNFLTTNRYGIAETFTYDVVSWWTSTNNADLNYVSSSSVNPATQKNRNGYNAYFSSNNDFILNKKKTLALSLNYWYSLPGISGLDHVSSANSLSLAVKIYLLNKKLQLTVAGNDVFKGERYSITSYTNDTKIVYKNYYDNRSLRFTLSYKFGNQKIKVNTKKTGNEEEKNRTNN, encoded by the coding sequence TTGCCTTTAGATCTGGCCAGCGTTAATTTATTAGTAAATGACAGTATTAAAGAAGAAGCTTTCACAAATCAAAAGGGTGAATTTTCTTTTATAGTTAAAGCACAGGCCTATGATTTAAAAGTTATGTACCTGGGAGAATTAATCTACAATGATCATTTAGAGATTACAAAGGATATCAATCTTGGAACTATAAAAGTTCAAAAAACGATCAAACTCCAGGAAGTGAATATTACCGGAAGAAAAAAAATTATTGAAAGAAAAATTGACAGGCTGGTTTTTAATCTTGAAAAATCTATTTCATCGGCCGGAGGAGATGCAATAGATGCTTTAAAAATAACTCCTGGAGTAAGAGTTAGAGGAGATAAAATTAGTTTGGTTGGAAAAGATCGTTTACAGGTCATGATCGACGATAAAATTGTAAAACTTTCAGGAGAAAATCTGAATAATTTTCTAAGATCAATTTCTTCTGACAATATCAGCAATATAGAAGTAATTACTACTCCTCCAGCAAAATACGAAGCGGAAGGAAATAGTGGAATTATAAATATAAGACTAAAAAAGAACAATATCGACAGTTGGAATGCAGCAATTGGATCAAGCTATACACAACGAACATACGGTACAATTTCTGGTATAGGGAGTCTGAATTATAAAACTAAAAAGCTCACATTATATACTAATCTGAATGCCCTGGATGGCAGTAAATCACTCCTCGATTATAATGAAATTTATTATCCTGATCAACAATGGACTCAGAATAATCCAAGAAAAGTCGGGACTAAATCTACAGCCGGAAGAATCGGCCTGGATTATGACTTGACTAAAAACTGGACCATCGGTCTTCAATACTTAGGAAACAAATCTAATCTTAATATTGATGAATCCCCTGTAACTGTCATCTCCAATTACACCAATCAAAATGCAGATGGATTTATTTCTTCGATATCTAATACCAGAACACATGACCGTCTGAATTCGTTCAACTTATCAAACATAATTAAATTAGATAGCACAGGTAATAAGATTTTAATTAATGCAGATTATTTTAAGTATACAAATTCAAATTCAAGAAATTTCTCAGGAAACCAGTTAGATGAAAATTCGGATATTATACCTGATTCCTATTTTGCCAGCATCAATAATAACGATCAGAAGATTACAAATTTCGCATTCAAGGCAGATATGGAACAAAAATTAAAATGGATAAATCTTGAATTTGGTTACAAATATTCAAAGTCACGTACTGATAATGCAATCGTTTTTTTTGACAATAAAACCGGGATTCCAGAGCTGGATCCAAAACAAAGCAATCAATTTAAATATAGTGAAAATATAAATTCTGCCTATGTATCCGGTGGCAGAGAATTAGGGAAAAAATGGGAAACAAAATTTGGCCTGAGAATGGAAAATACAGAAAGCAACGGATTTTCATTTAATAACAACCAGGAGAATAAGAATAACTATATCAAGCTATTCCCTTCTGCTTACTTATCTTACAAACCCACTGAAAATCAAAGCTTTTTCTTCACTTACAGCAGAAGGATTGACAGGCCGAAATATGAACAAGTCAACCCGTTCAGAATGTATGACAGCCCGTATATGTATACAGAAGGAAATCCTTTTCTTCAGCCCTCTTTTACGAATAACTTAGAATTGGTTTATACTTATAAACAACTGGAAAGCAAATTATACTACAGCCGCTTAACAAATGGATTTGAACAAATTGGAATTGTTGATCCGGCAACAAAAATCACACGTTTTTTTGTAGATAATTTTTTAACAACCAACCGGTATGGAATAGCTGAAACATTTACGTATGATGTGGTTAGCTGGTGGACAAGTACAAACAATGCAGATTTAAACTATGTATCATCAAGTTCTGTTAATCCTGCTACTCAGAAAAACAGAAATGGCTACAATGCTTATTTCTCTTCTAATAATGATTTTATTCTTAACAAGAAGAAAACCCTCGCACTCAGTCTGAACTATTGGTACAGTTTGCCAGGTATATCGGGACTTGATCACGTAAGTTCAGCCAATTCACTCTCCTTAGCCGTAAAGATATATCTGCTTAATAAAAAACTTCAGTTGACAGTGGCAGGAAATGATGTTTTTAAAGGAGAGAGGTATTCAATAACAAGTTATACCAATGATACAAAAATTGTCTATAAAAACTATTATGATAATCGCTCTTTACGTTTCACTTTGTCTTATAAATTTGGCAATCAGAAAATTAAGGTAAACACGAAAAAAACAGGAAACGAAGAGGAGAAAAACAGAACCAATAACTAA